GGTCGGACTTTGAGAGAAAGTTTCCTCCCACACCTATTGTTTGCAGCAACAATCCATGTGCTTATTAAACTTCACGTGTGAATAATGTTAGAGAGGATGAAACAGGATTTTATAAGGGAAtgacattcaagaacaagcaagaACTAGCAAAATCATTGAAAATTGcttgcttgaaaaaaaaattagactgAAAAAGGTGATCAATTCTCGTAATGTGTTTTCCTTTAAATGTTCATATCCGGATTGCAATTGGTGGATGAGGACTGTGAAATTTACATGTAGTGACAGGTTTGCCATTAGAATCTATGAAAAGTATCATACGTGTGGTTCAGAGCATCTTACAAGCCATAATCCCACGCCACGGCAAAAGTCATAGGTAAGTacttttaaaatagtttttccaaTGGTAAAGGCCCAACCACAAGAGACATGTGAAATCAAATCTGCACAGAATTAGGTTGTAAGGTAAGCTATTGGAAGATTTATAAGGGCATGGAGCATGCTAAGTCTAATGTTAGGGGAACACATGAGCACAGTTACACAGTGCTTAATGCGTACCGATATATGCTTGAAGTTGCGAATCTAGGAAGCAAGATGGCATTGTCGCTCGATGAAAATGGGAGGTTCCAGTACTTCTTTGTATCATATGCTGCTTGTATAATTGGTtttcaaaaaatgagaaaagtaaTAGCCGTTAATGGTACATTTCTAAGTAGCAAGTATGGAGGAGTTCTGCTATAGGCGGTGGCACAAGATGCCgagaaatcatatatttccAGTGGATTTCTGTGTCGTGGACAAAGGATGTGATGcctcatatgaatatttttttcaaaatatgagaagCTTTGTAGATGATCCTGTTGAGTTGTGCATTATCTCTGATAGGCATCCAAGTATTCTAAAGATGGTTTCGAGAATCTACCCTGCATCTCATTATGGTTGTTGCATGAGACACCTTGgggaaaatatttgaaataacttTCACAATTCAAAGGTAGTGTCCCATTTTTATAAAGCAGCAAAGGCGTACGATATATGTGAGTTCAATGaccatttcaatcaaataagagATTTGGTACCAAATGCCGCTGAAGCTCTTGAACGTATTGGATTTCACACATGGAGTAGGGCATTTTTCCCGAGAAATAGGTACCATATCAATTGtgtttatttttacattatgtgttttgtttaatttttatctgTTGTTGTGTAGATATAACATTATGACGTCAAACATCTCTGATCGATGAATGTTATGTTTGATGTTGAAAGTGCCATTGTCGctctatttgatgaaacaaACAGGAGATTTGCATTGTTATTTCACCAGAGGCGTATGGAACTGGTGCACTCCGCAAATAGATTTTTTCCttcaatttaaaaatacatatcaaAGTATGTCAACACGGGCAACAAGTTGTTGGCCCATCAAATCGCTAACTACAAGTTCAGTGTCACTAGTCATGGAGATGTTGCTACTGTGGTTCTACAAAGAAAAACTTGTACTTGTAGATTTTTTTAGTTGGACAAAATACCTTGTCCACATGCCATGGCAGCGATTTGATCCCAACATGGTGATGATATTGGAAATCAGATTTACTTGTACTCCTCTCCCATATTATTCAgtggaaaaatacataatggCATATTGTCAGGAAATTCACCCGGTGCCAACTAAAGATTCTTGCATTGTCCCTTTGGATATCACACAGAGAGAAATACCTCCTCCATATGTTGATCCAAGTAAACCGGGAAGAAGAACATACAAGAGACGGCGTAGAGTTGGTGAATAATTtccaataagaaaaaataagtgtTCAATATGTAGGGACTTTGGCCACAAAAAAACTACATGCCCAAATCGAAATGTCTCATAAGAAGTGTTAAGCATTATGTTGctgaattttaatgaatgttCTTTCTTATTTGAGGATGATCTCTATTCTATAATCTTATTTAGAAATGCCCCAATGCGTGATTTGTTGCTCTTCTTTGTTTCTGTGTCAACACATGTCAAATGTTGTTACAGGATATActagatgtggcaacatatacaACAAATGTTGTTACAGGCgaatcatttgtagcaacatattCCACATGTTGTGATTCgactgtagcaacatttgttgcatatattgccacatataatatatctaaaGGCACACTCCaacgtaatcattatttaaaagtatatgttcccacagatgattatatatagcaacatatgactcaaatgttgtgACTGACGAATGTTGTGATATacgcatcagctgtagcaacatttgactgaaatattgctacatataatcatttgtagcaacatctacttttaaataatgattacgtgggactgtgattttagatatattagatgtggcaacatatgcaataaatgttgATACAGACGAATCagatgtagcaacatatgccacatgttgtgacggactaatgttgctacatataatcatttgtagcaacatatgactcaaatgttgctacatataatcatctgtagcaacatatacttttaaataaggATTACGATtgtgcttttagatatattagatgtggcaacatatgcaataaatgttgctacagacaaATCAGCTGTAGCAatatatgccacatgttgtgacggacgaatgttgctacatataatcatctgtagcaacatatacttttaaataaggATTACGATtgtgcttttagatatattagatgtggcaacatatgcaataaatgttgctacagacaaATCAGCTGTAGCAatatatgccacatgttgtgacggacgaatgttgctacatataatcatctgtagcaacatatacttttaaataaggATTACGATtgtgcttttagatatattagatgtggcaacatatgcaataaatgttgctacagacaaATCAGCTGTAGCAatatatgccacatgttgtgacggacgaatgttgctacatataatcatctgtagcaacatatacttttaaataaggATTACGATtgtgcttttagatatattagatgtggcaacatatgcaataaatgttgctacagacaaATCAGCTGTAGCAatatatgccacatgttgtgacggacgaatgttgctacatataatcatctgtagcaacatatacttttaaataaggATTACGATtgtgcttttagatatattagatgtggcaacatatgcaataaatgttgctacagacaaATCAGCTGTAGCAatatatgccacatgttgtgacggacgaatgttgctacatataatcatctgtagcaacatatacttttaaataaggATTACGATtgtgcttttagatatattagatgtggcaacatatgcaataaatgttgctacagacaaATCAGCTGTAGCAatatatgccacatgttgtgacggacgaatgttgctacatataatcatctgtagcaacatatacttttaaataaggATTACGATtgtgcttttagatatattagatgtggcaacatatgcaataaatgttgctacagacaaATCAGCTGTAGCAatatatgccacatgttgtgacggacgaatgttgctacatataatcatctgtagcaacatatacttttaaataaggATTACGATtgtgcttttagatatattagatgtggcaacatatgcaataaatgttgctacagacaaATCAGCTGTAGCAatatatgccacatgttgtgacggacgaatgttgctacatataatcatctgtagcaacatatacttttaaataaggATTACGATtgtgcttttagatatattagatgtggcaacatatgcaataaatgttgctacagacaaATCAGCTGTAGCAatatatgccacatgttgtgacggacgaatgttgctacatataatcatctgtagcaacatatacttttaaataaggATTACGATtgtgcttttagatatattagatgtggcaacatatgcaataaatgttgctacagacaaATCAGCTGTAGCAatatatgccacatgttgtgacggacgaatgttgctacatataatcatctgtagcaacatatacttttaaataaggATTACGATtgtgcttttagatatattagatgtggcaacatatgcaataaatgttgctacagacaaATCAGCTGTAGCAatatatgccacatgttgtgacggacgaatgttgctacatataatcatctgtagcaacatatacttttaaataaggATTACGATtgtgcttttagatatattagatgtggcaacatatgcaataaatgttgATACAGACGAATCagatgtagcaacatatgccacatgttgtgacggactaatgttgctacatataatcatttgtagcaacatatgactcaaatgttgctacatatattcatctgtagcaacatatacttttaaataaggATTACGATtgtgcttttagatatattagatgtggcaacatatgcaataaatgttgctacagacaaATCAGCTGTAGCAATATATGAcacatgttgtgacggacgaatgttgctacatataatcatctgtagcaacatatgactcaaatgttgttacatataatcatttttagcaacatatacttttaaataatgattgccattgtgcttttagatatattaaatgtggcaacatatgcaataaatgttgctatagatgaatcagctgtagcaacatatgccacatgttgtgacggacgaatgttgctacatataatcatctgtagtaacatatgactcaaatgttgctacatataatcatctatatcaacatatacattttAATAATGATTATGTGGGActgtgcttttagatatattagatgtggcaacatatgcaataaatgttgctacaaacgaatcaatatatacaattaataattaTGACTCTTCTGTTCACTCTGTTGATACGTCATGTCTTGCGACATTTCAAAATTGTTGGACTTTATAAGAACAACAAGAAGGGAGATATAAGTCAAAAGttgtcttctcttttttttcattctgaAAAATGGCTTCAACTAGTTTAAACTTCTTCGAATCTCTCCCGACTGAACTAGTAATTCTTATCGTTGAAAGGGTTGCTTCCTACTCTCTAGAAGATTTAGTTAGTGTTAAATTTTGTTCTATGTTCCTCAATGAAGTTGGTAATGAACGTTATGTATATCAGAAGGTTACATTGGCCAGCTTTCCCACTGAACCTACATGGACGACGAATCAACATGTTGTGTCTTTCATGAATATTTGCATAGCATTGGAGAATTTAGAAGCCTTATACAGAAACAACGTGGTAATTTTACtgtttttagttctttttcaccttgcatcaatttattttgaaatcttaatgtgttgtttcttttatagtttgattttttcaatCGTAATGATCCAACTGCACTGAGAATGGTTAAAAAAGCAGTAGAAGGTGGCTACGAAGGTGCAGATTATGTGCTTGCCGTACAATATTTGAAGGCGGTATTTCCATGAGAGAAGGCTTGATGTACATTGCcaacatgaaaaaaaacatGTCAGTAATAATGAGAAGATGTCGACACCATTTGCAGtgtattttaaatcaaatgtgGGTGCAAGAACCTAATATTTTGGGTGTAAGACCCATTTGTTGCACTGTGCATCAACCATAACAAAATGTCTGCAGGATGGGTTGGCCCAGAGGAAGTGACGATGAAGACGATATTCATTGCGAATTGTGTATTTGTGATTTAGAACTACATTATCTAGTTGAATTTCTTCCGCATACTACTATGTgggaataatttaatttaatctgTGCTTTAAGACGATgttgattttattgttttttgtatttattttcaaattatatatgtggcaacatattaTATGACATATGGTGAAAATGTTGCCTTCACTTGTTTGGTACTTATTTCTGAATTATGATataacaaattatggtcgtaCACAACACTCTTCATTGTTATACCTTATTactattgattatttatgttctaaatcgaTCGAATCGTTTAttagtgtctccttgatttttcatctgtagcaactatgcagtttctgttgttaaattcgcaacatataacaaaactgttgcaacatataattataacaaatgactTTTTTGGggattaattcaattatattgtcacgtaattcgatatgtaccaccaatatatagtcctacaacatgtattagtaacaaattatggtcgttaacaacactctccattggattatccatttatataacacccttctaaatcgttgttccaaatgttataccttattattattgattatttatgttctaaatcactaaagtttggttcaaatttccatttttcctttcctaaataGATCGAATCGTCTAttagtgtctccttgatttttcatttgtagcaacatatgcagttTCTGTTGTTAATTTTGCAACATATAACgaaactgttgcaacatataattataacaaatgactCTTTTTTAAAAGTGGCCCAATAATAGGCAAAGCCCATTCTgtttaacaaaaagtaaaataggccCAACCCATTCTGGAATacgttttcattttcatttcaagaataaggttttcaaatttttcatctttGCCGCTTCAGTTTTGACGCCTTTTTTCAAATCTAATTTGATTTTCTGTCAGTCACGATGTTCTATATTTGATTCACCTTTGGTTAAACCAAATTTCGGTACTCCAATGATATGATGTCAAATGCTACTAAGTTGAAtttgtgatgatgaaaatgatactATATTGAATGTTAAAACATATTCCAAGCATGAAAACTTCATGGTCAAAAGAAAATCCAAATCGCAGATTTTGGTCTTGTCCACGATATCGTGTACGTgtgtttatttctaaaatattttggagattttagatctctttatttatttttaattaaaatttatttctttgtggTATTTTAGGAGAATTCATGCAACTTCTTTAGATGGAGGGATCGTGAAGATGTTGATATACGATCCAAGTTCGTTATTCTCCGATTGGCGAACAAAATTAAGGAGTTGAACACTGTTGATGAAAGTCATATCAAAAGAAGTACCAAATGGGGgatgaaggagaagaaaaaaaccAAATGTTGTAGCATCTGGAAGCTAATGTTGgtgttctttgttttttttcttgtatttttaagCATTACCAAGAAGAATTTTGTAgatgatacaaaattattatgtagttGCGTAAAATCAATACAATTATCATAGTTGTGGAATTAAATAGACGTAGTTTTGCACTCCTGATCAAACAACAAATTATTATGTAGTCGTGAAGGACGAATTTTGTGATATACGCTTCAGTTGTAGCAATATATGACTCAGatattgctacatataatcatctgtagcaacatctaactcaaatgttgctacatataatcatctctaccaacatatgactcaaatgttgctacagttgattcgtctgtagcaacatatgcacaTGTCGTGATGGACGAATGttgatacataaaataatatgtagcaatatatgcAACAAGtattgctacatataatcatctgtaacAACAtctgactcaaatgttgctacatataatgaCCTATACCAACATATGACCCAAAGGTTGTTACAGTTGATTCGTTtttagcaacatatgccacatgttatGATGGACGAAGTTGCGATATACGCATCAGCTGTACTAAAAtctgactcaaatgttgctacaactgattcgtctgtagcaacatatgccacatgttatgatggacgaatgttgcgatatacgcatcagctgtagaaacatatgactcagatgttgctacatataatcatctgtagcaacatctaactcaaatgttgctacatataatcatctgtaccaacatatgactcaaatgttgcttcAGCTGattcatctatagcaacatatgtcacatgtCGTGATggacgaatgttgcgatatacgcatcagctgtagcaacatctgactcaaatgttgctacataaaatcatttgtagcaacatatgcaacaaatgttgctacatataatcatctgtagtaACTCTAATTCAAATGTTGCGATATACGAATCATCTGTAGAGACATATGCCAAATGTTGTGATagacaaattgataaaataaatattgtttttaattacattgtctttaagataaaataaaataacatatttgataaattaaacatCATCTTTAATTACAAGCATAATGTCAAGGCTTTAAGCACTAAGATATTATCCACTCATTATTCCACTCTGTTTTAGCAATTTAGGCAGCAACTCAAATACAGGTTGTATGAGTGTGAAAAACTTGTCATTTTCCGTAACCACCAGGTTGCAGTCATAAACATTGATCAATCCTTCGTGCAAGAGAATCTCAAGAGTCACGAAATGATAACTCGAAATGTTCATGactttcaaaatcttttttgcATCAATCCAATCCATGCCTCCAGGAGTTGGCCTAATACCCCTGACATAGTCAATCATATTATCATCCCATACAAAGTCATCTTCCTCTAACGCATGAGGTTAAGAATTTCGTCAatacattgaaataaaaaataataataaatagttaGGAAGAGTATTCACTGAAAAGACATAAGAAAtagttaataatataaaaagtaagATTACCCACTCTTACCAACAAACTGTTAGGCTTGTCATGTTCCTGAAATCTTGATCGGTAAAAACATGCATATCGTATTCCATTCGAATATCCTTTGCACCGGTCACCTTAATTACTGATTCTTTTTCAGCTACAGAGATTTAACTTTTTGTACTCCGTCACCTCTTTATCCATTACGGCCCTTGGAATTTCTCCAAAcatctttcttttcaaattttgtattgcCTTGGCAAATGATTATTTTCTCCGCTTGGCCTTTGGAGTACATACATGCCGCACATTCTTTGATACAATGCCCTTCACACCCCTCTTGTTTTTAAATACATTGACAGTCTCACTCAAtttttgtataaacatgataaaATCTTAATCATGTTTATTACACTTCTCACAGAGAAAGCCACAACATCGTCTACAGGAGGTAGCCCTTTCGTGTTGTCCAGCACCAGCACCAGCACCAGCACCAACACAAGCAGCAGCATCAACACCAACACCAGCGCCATAATCAACATCAACACCATCATCAACATCTAAAACAACTAATTTGTTACTGACTTCATTAGGAACTCTCTCTCTTTTGATGGTTGTTGCTCCAGCCAACACCATTTTAACTCTATCCACAACAtgattataaatgttttcaaccAACCCAAGAATTATTAGGTATGGTATTTGCAATTCCTCTTTTACTAGGGTAATCCATAGATGGACAacctaaaatagtaaaaatgagTCATCAGTAAGAATTTTCTATTGCTACAGTTGAATTGTCTGATGCAACATGTGTCACAAATGTTGTTATAGAT
This portion of the Solanum pennellii chromosome 12, SPENNV200 genome encodes:
- the LOC107006350 gene encoding uncharacterized protein LOC107006350; this encodes MASTSLNFFESLPTELVILIVERVASYSLEDLVSVKFCSMFLNEVGNERYVYQKVTLASFPTEPTWTTNQHVVSFMNICIALENLEALYRNNVFDFFNRNDPTALRMVKKAVEGGYEGADYVLAVQYLKAVFP